The genome window TTTCGCAACTAAGGAGAATATTTTATTGTCAATTGAGTGTAAGAGCACTTGGGAAAATAAGGTCAAGGTTAAGAAAAATCAAGTTAGGAAGCTATTTGATTTCTTGTCAATGTTCACTATGAATGGTATACCAGTAATAGCAGTGAAGTTTAAACAAATTCATGAGTGGAGAGCGATTGTTCCAGAAAAGGTTGAAGATGTAATAGTGACGATTGATAATTCGATCCCTATAGAAGACCTTTTTAAGATATTGGAAAAGAGAGTTGAGGAAAAAATATTAACGCCTTAAGAGGATTATTACCACTGCAGCTATTACGATAATTATGACAGCTGCTATTCCTCCTAGAACTAAGTAGTTTGGTGATACTTCTAGTGTTTCAGTTATTGGCTGGTT of Sulfolobus sp. E5-1-F contains these proteins:
- the hjc gene encoding Holliday junction resolvase Hjc, which translates into the protein MNREIGKNAERELVAILRGERFNAVRIPTSNSSPNPLPDIFATKENILLSIECKSTWENKVKVKKNQVRKLFDFLSMFTMNGIPVIAVKFKQIHEWRAIVPEKVEDVIVTIDNSIPIEDLFKILEKRVEEKILTP